The following proteins are co-located in the Paenibacillus sp. FSL H8-0079 genome:
- a CDS encoding heavy metal translocating P-type ATPase, whose amino-acid sequence MHNIDSTSTSGQPANANDAGHRQTTLQITGMTCAACSTRIEKALTRLNGVRQANVNLTTEEATVAYDPASVDIQSLRNKIETLGFGTASTAVDLNISGMTCAACSARIEKGLSRLPGVTRVNVNMALESGHVEFVAGTLKGSDLIYKIRQLGFEARIKATEAEALSMREQEIQRKKWKWILSAVLSFPLLWAMVSHFSFTSWIWVPDVFMNPLFQWLLATPVQFYLGSQFYKGAYKALKNRSANMDVLVALGTSSAYLYSLYLTSLTSTGGTSGHNHGGSLPVTEVVNTATQGPVNLYFETSAVLITLILLGKWLEALAKGRSAQSIKSLMQLAPRSARVLRNGEETELLPEYVLANDLVIVKPGEKIPVDGIVEEGASSVDESMLTGESLPVDKKFGDRVTGATLNKNGRLVIRATQVGADSALSRIIHIVEQAQGSKAPIQRVADSISGIFVPVVVGIAIVTFILSLIFVNSEGFSAALERAIAVLVIACPCALGLATPTSIMAGSGRAAEYGILFKGGEHLETAQHIQTVILDKTGTVTHGKPVMTDVMSAPAWSTDELLKRVGIAESSSEHPLAQAIIDGIREKDIKIMFMPEQFENIPGSGVRARGYNQDILVGTRRLLADAKVQVPPEALAHMSELESQGKTVILVAVDNEWAGMVAVADTVKETSAQAVSRLQAMGIEVVLMTGDNVHTARAVASQVGITTVIAGIQPEGKAAEVERLQQMGQIVAMVGDGINDAPALAVSNIGMAIGTGTDVAVEAADVTLMRGDLNSVADAIELSKRTMRNIKQNLFWALAYNVVGIPIAAIGLLAPWLAGAAMAFSSVSVVLNSLRLQKMKLYNYVIKR is encoded by the coding sequence ATGCACAATATTGATAGCACCTCCACGTCAGGGCAACCAGCAAATGCAAACGATGCTGGACATCGCCAAACGACTCTTCAGATTACAGGCATGACCTGTGCAGCATGCTCAACCAGGATCGAGAAAGCACTAACCCGCTTGAACGGTGTGAGACAGGCGAATGTAAACCTAACTACAGAGGAAGCAACGGTAGCATATGACCCCGCTTCAGTAGATATTCAGTCCCTTCGCAATAAAATAGAGACCTTAGGCTTCGGAACAGCTTCGACTGCCGTTGACCTAAACATCTCAGGCATGACCTGTGCAGCATGCTCAGCACGCATCGAAAAAGGTCTCAGTCGTCTCCCGGGGGTGACGCGTGTGAATGTAAACATGGCGCTGGAGTCAGGGCATGTAGAATTTGTAGCTGGAACACTGAAAGGTTCCGACCTCATTTATAAAATCAGGCAACTGGGTTTTGAAGCACGTATAAAAGCTACAGAGGCAGAAGCTTTATCCATGAGGGAACAGGAGATTCAACGTAAAAAATGGAAGTGGATCTTGTCAGCCGTTCTTTCTTTCCCCTTATTATGGGCCATGGTGTCACATTTCTCGTTCACATCTTGGATATGGGTACCTGATGTATTTATGAATCCACTGTTCCAATGGCTGCTTGCAACGCCCGTACAGTTCTATTTAGGATCTCAATTTTATAAAGGTGCATATAAAGCTTTGAAAAATCGAAGCGCCAATATGGATGTGCTCGTCGCACTTGGGACAAGTTCGGCTTACTTGTATAGTTTATATCTAACATCGCTAACTAGTACCGGTGGTACCTCTGGTCATAACCATGGAGGAAGCCTCCCGGTGACAGAGGTTGTAAATACGGCCACTCAGGGACCCGTTAATTTGTATTTCGAAACCAGCGCCGTGTTGATTACATTGATACTGCTTGGTAAGTGGCTGGAGGCTCTGGCTAAAGGAAGATCTGCGCAATCTATTAAAAGCTTGATGCAACTGGCTCCGAGAAGTGCTCGGGTTCTCCGAAACGGTGAGGAGACAGAACTTCTTCCCGAATATGTACTCGCTAATGATCTGGTCATCGTGAAGCCTGGAGAGAAGATTCCTGTGGATGGAATTGTTGAGGAGGGGGCTTCCTCCGTAGACGAGTCGATGTTAACCGGAGAAAGTCTGCCTGTCGACAAGAAGTTTGGCGATCGTGTAACCGGTGCGACCTTGAACAAAAACGGACGTCTTGTTATTCGCGCAACTCAGGTCGGTGCTGATAGTGCGTTATCCCGGATCATCCATATCGTGGAACAGGCACAAGGATCGAAAGCGCCGATCCAACGCGTAGCTGATTCAATTTCAGGGATTTTCGTACCTGTCGTCGTAGGCATAGCTATTGTAACCTTTATATTGTCATTGATTTTCGTAAACTCAGAAGGATTCAGCGCTGCTCTTGAGAGAGCAATTGCAGTTTTGGTGATTGCCTGTCCATGCGCACTGGGCTTAGCTACACCGACATCCATAATGGCTGGATCGGGACGTGCTGCTGAATATGGAATTTTGTTCAAAGGCGGGGAGCATCTAGAGACTGCACAACACATTCAGACGGTTATTCTCGATAAAACGGGCACTGTCACTCACGGAAAACCAGTTATGACCGATGTAATGTCTGCACCGGCTTGGTCAACCGACGAACTGTTAAAGCGGGTTGGGATTGCTGAGTCTAGCTCTGAACATCCTCTCGCCCAAGCGATTATTGATGGGATCAGAGAGAAAGATATAAAAATCATGTTCATGCCAGAACAGTTTGAAAATATTCCGGGATCTGGCGTACGTGCACGTGGTTACAACCAGGATATTCTCGTTGGAACACGCCGACTGCTAGCCGATGCCAAGGTGCAGGTTCCTCCAGAAGCATTGGCCCATATGTCTGAATTGGAGAGTCAGGGAAAAACAGTAATACTCGTGGCAGTAGACAATGAATGGGCTGGAATGGTTGCTGTTGCGGATACCGTAAAGGAAACATCTGCACAAGCGGTTAGCCGGCTTCAAGCGATGGGAATCGAAGTGGTGTTAATGACTGGTGACAACGTACACACAGCTCGCGCTGTTGCAAGTCAAGTTGGAATCACCACAGTCATTGCAGGCATTCAACCGGAGGGAAAAGCTGCTGAAGTAGAGAGATTACAGCAAATGGGCCAGATTGTAGCCATGGTAGGTGATGGGATCAACGATGCTCCCGCTCTAGCCGTGTCTAATATCGGTATGGCCATCGGAACAGGCACGGACGTCGCCGTAGAGGCTGCGGATGTTACACTGATGCGTGGTGATCTGAACAGTGTTGCAGACGCTATTGAATTAAGTAAAAGAACGATGCGAAATATTAAACAAAATCTTTTTTGGGCCCTCGCATACAACGTAGTAGGTATTCCTATTGCTGCCATTGGTCTGCTGGCTCCTTGGCTGGCTGGGGCAGCGATGGCATTCAGTAGTGTTTCAGTTGTACTTAATTCCTTACGTCTTCAAAAAATGAAACTTTATAATTACGTTATTAAGCGGTAA